Genomic segment of Candidatus Acidiferrales bacterium:
AACCCATTATAGAAATCAATCCAAAATTCTATGAATAGATTTTGAACAACCCCCTTAATAATTCTAATGAAATTATGACAAAAAAGAGATGTTTTTCTTCATAACTCTCTAAGATAATGACTCTTACTTATTACCCATCAAGAACACCGTTCACAGAGCATCAGCCTTCTAAGCTGAGGGTTGCGTGTTCGAGTCACGCACGGCGCACTAAAACCGAAGCCAAAACCGGCTGAATTCCAATAAAATTTATGATGTGATGTTTAGACATTTGAAGATGAAGGATTATCTTGCGTTCGTGGTGCTCGTATGCATGGGCTACCTATACGCTGTCGCGCAAAAATATTTTATCCCAGAAAATGTCCTTATGAGAACGGTTTCGTTACTCATCGTTTCAATTGTCCTTTTCATCGTCTTCTTTTTTATTGTTGACCCCGCTCAGCCCGCAAAGCTAAGCCGGACATTGAGTCTGATTCTGGGATTTGTAGTTGGGTTGATAATCCTCGTTCAGCATTATGTTATCACATACACGCCATCTCTCAAAAATCTAATAGTATTGGCAATTTCAATTGTCGTTCCTTTCATAAGCGGACCGCTCTACGGGATTCTGAATAATTTGAAAAGGAAAAACCGGGCCGCATAATAGCAGCGCAGCCCAGAGTTGACATTCACTTCCGAAAGCCTTAACATAACTCCGATTATTTTTTTGAGATTTGAAATTACAATAGCTCAAGCGTTTCCCACTTCTTATAGAGAGGAGAGTGATCAACAATGAACCAATTCCTACCCATCCTTTTTATGAGCCTCACGATTCTTTTCCCGGCCCGTTCAGTCGATGAATTTCCCACATTACAGCTTGGCTCTGCGGCACCCGACTTCAATCTCACAGGTGTCGACGGGCACAACTATACGCTCAAGGATTTTGCAGATGCAAAGATCCTTGTCGCAGTCTTCACCTGCAACCACTGCCCCACGGCCCAGTATTACCAGGGACGCATCAAGCAGATCGTGACCGACTACAAGAGCAAAGGCGTCGCGCTTGTCGCTATCATGCCGAACGACCCAAGGTCTGTCCGTCTCGATGAGCTAGGCTGGACCGATGTCGGCGATTCTTTTGACGAGATGAAAATCCGAGCGAAGGACCAGGAGTTCAACTTTCCATATCTGTATGATGGTGAAACGGAAAGCGTCTCGCGAGCCTATGGCCCGGTTGCAACGCCGCACGTGTTCGTGTTCGACGCCAACAGGAAGCTGCGCTACGTCGGAGCAATCGACAATTCACAGCGCATTGAACATGTGACGAAAAATTATTTGCGTGACGCTCTGGACGCCCTTCTTGCCGGCAGGGAACCACCTGTCGCAGAAACGAAAGCCATCGGCTGTTCAATCAAATGGGCAGGCAAGGAGGAATCGGTGAAGGAATATCTGGAGAAGTTAGACGAAGAACCTGTCTCTCTTTCTAAGGCTGACACGGCGATGTTACACACTCTGAGGAAGAATGATTCCGGTAAATTCCGGCTGATAAATTTCTGGGCGACATGGTGCCCGCCCTGTGTCGCGGAATTTGACGACTTCGTCACCGTGAACAGAATGTACCGGCACCGCGACTTCGAGCTGGTGACTGTTTCAATCAATGCACCTGATGAAGAGAACGAAGTACTGGAGTTTCTCAAGAAGGAACATGCTTCGAACCGTAATCTCATTTTCGCGTCGAACGACACCGACCAGTTAATGAGTGCATTCGATCCGCAATGGCAGGGAGCGGTGCCTTACACAGTTCTTCTGGATCCGGATGGAAATGTTATTTACCGCGAAGTAGGGAGCGTCGACATACTTGCAGTCAAACGGGCTATCCAGAAAGGGATGAACGAACGCAGACCATGGTAAAGGAAGAAGAATGAGACTTCATGCAAATAATTGGGCCATCTGGGCAATGTTAGCGATGCAGGGACTC
This window contains:
- a CDS encoding redoxin family protein; amino-acid sequence: MNQFLPILFMSLTILFPARSVDEFPTLQLGSAAPDFNLTGVDGHNYTLKDFADAKILVAVFTCNHCPTAQYYQGRIKQIVTDYKSKGVALVAIMPNDPRSVRLDELGWTDVGDSFDEMKIRAKDQEFNFPYLYDGETESVSRAYGPVATPHVFVFDANRKLRYVGAIDNSQRIEHVTKNYLRDALDALLAGREPPVAETKAIGCSIKWAGKEESVKEYLEKLDEEPVSLSKADTAMLHTLRKNDSGKFRLINFWATWCPPCVAEFDDFVTVNRMYRHRDFELVTVSINAPDEENEVLEFLKKEHASNRNLIFASNDTDQLMSAFDPQWQGAVPYTVLLDPDGNVIYREVGSVDILAVKRAIQKGMNERRPW